The stretch of DNA CGGTCGCGGTCTTCGGGGGCGTTGATCAGCCGGGTGCGGGTGAGGTTGACGTTCTCCTCCCCGATCGCGGCCAGATTTGGCCCGGCGCGCTGTTCGATCTGCGGCCAGAACGGCTCGAACTCGCGATGGGTGAGCAGGACGACATAATTGCCGGGGCTGGTGATCGGCAGCAGCAACTGATCGACAAGATCGTTGCGCCCCGCTCGCGCGGCGGCCCGCAGCGCGTCGAATGCGATCGGGCTGTGCAAATCGGTATCGAAGAAGGGGAGCTTACCCTCATCCACCCATTGCAGTGCCAGCGCATCGAATGCCTCGCCGCGCCCGTGGGTCCTCAGCATCCGTCCGGCAGCGAAGTAGTCACTGTCGTCCAGCTGCTCGATCTCTTTCTGCCCCAGCCCGCCGAGAAGGGCCAGCACGCTCGCAGCATCCCCCTGCCGGCGTGCGAAGTAGATCGCCATCCCGGTGGCCGGATCGTCGGGCGTCAGCGCGCGCACCTGCTGCATTACACGCGCACCATCGGCAAAGCGCTCCTCCGTGTCGGCGCACAACGCCTCGGCGATCAGCCGCAGGCGGCGGATCGGCACGGGCCGCGGCGCCTTGGCCTCGAGTGCCAGCAACACCGGCGCGCCGAAGCTGCATGGCTCGCGCGACCAGCGATTCTCGTCCTTGGCAAACAGCTCATAGATCTGCTGGCTGGTCATCCCCGTCAGATCTGGCAGTGGCGCGGGCGCCGAGACGCGCGGGCCGTTCTGCGCGGCGAGCGGGGCGGCCAGCAGCAGGGCCGCTACGGCCAAAGCAGTGCGGGTGAGCGATGACATTTCGGCGATCCCCTTGTTCAGCCTGTCTTTTCCCGCGAAAGGAGCGCAAAGGAAAGCGGAATTTTGGAAACCCCGTCCCCGTTAACCCCTCCCCCGCCACCGTGCCGCCGAGGGACGCGGGGGCGCTAGGCTCTGGCGGCGCGGCGGTTAACGCGGCATATACCATGCCCATGATCCGCACATTCGCTCTCCCGCTCGCCTGTCTTGCCCTGCCCGCTGCGGCGCTGGCGCAATCCGATGCCGACCGCGCGGCCGATGCCGCCGAGGTGGTGACCGCGCAGGCGCAGCGCACCTTCGAAGAGGTCGATCCCGATCTGGCGATGGATGCGGGCGACGATGCTGCGGCGGTCTATGCCGGGCTGCCGCCGCTGACCGCCGCGCCCGCCTTTACCATCCCCGAACCGGAGCCCGAGGCCGAAGCGCCGCGCGGGCCGGCGGTGCGGATGATCCCCGCCCCGGTGGTGCAGCCGCTTGCCGAAGCGCCCGCCGTCGCCGCGCCGACACCGGCGGCGCTCGCCGGCGACGATCCCTTCGTGATCAAGTCGATCCTGCCGATCG from Porphyrobacter sp. YT40 encodes:
- a CDS encoding tetratricopeptide repeat protein; the protein is MSSLTRTALAVAALLLAAPLAAQNGPRVSAPAPLPDLTGMTSQQIYELFAKDENRWSREPCSFGAPVLLALEAKAPRPVPIRRLRLIAEALCADTEERFADGARVMQQVRALTPDDPATGMAIYFARRQGDAASVLALLGGLGQKEIEQLDDSDYFAAGRMLRTHGRGEAFDALALQWVDEGKLPFFDTDLHSPIAFDALRAAARAGRNDLVDQLLLPITSPGNYVVLLTHREFEPFWPQIEQRAGPNLAAIGEENVNLTRTRLINAPEDRDRFSDAAHALHYNGQFAEAIALAQRWRDRAESGKAIEEGDAWALNIQAYARDSLGQHEAADAVFDELAKLDPEQHNWLVNFVINRASRLVGQGRWEEGLAAVDLARTVADTQGTTYAKMIVAANRACALEKLGRAEEAVEELSFLRANVKESHALAVRGLVCHGHRDEAAALLLTGLRDPEQRPVALEAFQTDELDLFYTASILPQASDLPPFYPELADELARHMRPIPEAYIPQASLKRV